The region TCATATTAACTGCAATTGTTTATCTTTTATTAGGTCACATCCGCAGCCTTTATAAAATCGGCTCAAAACTGGGTCAAGGAGGATTTGGTTTTGTCTACGAAGGGACTCGCTGCAAGGATAAACTTGAGGTTTCAATTTGTTTTACTTACAAAACTTTGTATATCTCTTCAGAATTAATGGCTAGACTGATATGACCTCTGTGCACATGCTAattgttattttctgttttgttgatCAGGTGGCTGTGAAATTTTCAGTGAAGTCACGAACATGCCATATATCAGAGTGGTGAGTAGGTTGCACTCTCTACATTACTGTTTCTCAGTCACTGTTTTCAATTTAtaagatattttattaatattaatcccAGATTAAAATGATTTCTCAGTATGCAAACTGTTTGTGAGCCAAGTCATTATTTGGGAAACCATCTTcatcaaaacattatatttactTTTCTCTAGCCTGGTCATCCCCAATGCATCCCAATGGAAATTGGACTGACGCTAATGGCCAATAAAAGCCCCAGAGCTCCTGAGATCATAAGAATTCTGGACTGGGAGGACAACGAAGACCACTTCATTATGGTCATGGAGCGTCCCATGCCCTGCATGGATTTAAGAAATTTCTTAAAGCTCCACGGAGAGCGTCTCGATGAGGAGACAGCACGAAAGGTCATGCAGCAGGTCACCGAAGCCGCTAATGTTTGCATCAAGCGTGGTGTCTTTCATCGGGACATAAAAATGGAGAACCTGCTGTTAAACCAGGACACCATGGAGGTGAAACTCATTGACTTCGGGTGCGGTGTGCAAATAAAGAGATTTGGCTATGAAGTCTTCAGTGGTATGTGTTATGAACTGCTCTGTTAATTATCTCACAGAACTGCATCCTATAATAGTCAACATGATGTGGAAATGTGTTGAACTGACAAACTGTCTTTTCTCCAGGCACAAAAGCGTATTGTCCACCAGAGGTCATAGTGAACGGCAAATACCATGCAAAGCCGACAACAGTGTGGTCGCTGGGGATCCTTCTGTTCATGATGGTGTGTGGACATTATCCCACAGAATACGACCTGGATCTGATCAGTAAGAGGAGCTGGACAAGACCTGGCCTGTCACAAGGTAAGATCTTCATCAAAGAAGAACAATCTGACAATTTCTAAAAAGGCggtttaaaccttattttggggcgaGCCCATAAAAAAGTTTGcgcgatttttatcatattttactgatgtctctatacatgcagtttgtatgtcccggtgaccagtaaaagtgcagttctgactctctgcccttTCATTTAGATAGGATAATCACCACaaagaagaggagaaaaaaaaaaaaaaaccaatataGAGGTAAAAATCGCAAGTTAAGCCCATGAagttaatgtaatattttgaaatagcctTTTTTAGAAGATCTTAACTGGCAACACTGACACATGGATTGTTTTTGTTTGAGTTAACtgcttatttaaatttttctttattttctttaaaataaatttaagattctttaatgttgttttaacttCAGTTACATTACTGCTTGCTTTTAATTCACCAAAGTGTCTGTTAATGGCACCAAGTGTCTAAATGTCTTGTGAAAAAGACCATGACTAGGACTATAATCTAGcatacataaaatgaaataattaagtttaaGAATGTAATTTTCCACTGTATTGCATAATTGAAATGAAAGGTATGGGCATGCTAATTAGACTAACTAGCTAGCTAGCTGATActcaaaatacaaaacagttcatTAAAAGACACCCTGCTACTGCacttgctgcaaaaaaaaaaaaagcacaccaactgcatttatttctttttaaatctgctgtttattattatggagagataattttaaaattaacaattaactccaattgttaaaaataacaaaagaaaggaagaaacacATATTCACATATTCAACAAAAACCATGTCACAATTTACAATTTGTAATGCGTCTAATAGGTTCAGGGGTTGGAAACCTGTTATGCCTCATGGAACATTTTGTGTACCCAGGATTGCATGGATGCAGGATGTGGAAGCAGAGATGATGTGAAACTTTTGAAGTATCAGTAAGGaagattcatacacacacacacacacacacacacacatatattcccCTCCCCTCATTTCCCCCTCATCATCATTCGCTGGTCATGTGTTGGCTTTTGTTCGGAGAAATGCAGCTCTACTCTTTCTTTTCAACCTTCTTTCCATCCTTTTCATGATACTCAAGGAAGAAGTCGTTGCAGGCGACAGTGAGGGCACCAACGAGGATGACAAACTCTGTGAAGTCCACCTCACCGTCGTTGTTTGAATCCAGGTCTCCCATAACTTTATCGACTGCATCCTTATCCTGTGCACTCTGTGACTCAAGCGAGACAAAAAGTTATTCAGAAACATCTGACTTTCACAAAGAAATCCAAACCCTGTTTTCTCCTTACCCCAAGGTAGTTGCCCAGCTCCTGCGATAGCATCTCTTTGAGTTCCTGCCTGCTGAGGGTGTATTTGTCGCCCTCATTTCCAGAGTACTTGTGGAACGTCTGGATCATCAGCTGCATGGCGTTCTCCAGAGTGGAGGCATTCTCTGAGTTTAGAACAGACATTCTGGAAAGAAAGATTTATTGGTCATTGTAGCGTCTGTATTTAGATTATAAATGCACACAAGGATGCACTAAAGGTTTTCTTTAGGGGGAGTATTTCTgggtcatttttaaatatttcaaaccaCAAGGCAGACTTATTTTCTTCAGACcacaacagtaaaaacagtgcAAAAGAAGCAGTAATATATTCTGAGCTCAACATGCTTTGACCATCCTACAAGGGGCTTAACTTAACTACAGAAGGGAAATGTGACTCGTCTGATAAGAGTGAAATCCTAAACTGGAGAAACACTGTGAACCTGGGTAGGAAGTTACTCGGCCAAGTGTAATCCGAGCCAATCTCAGTGCCCAAAACTCACCACACACATTTAACCAAGTACTGCCCATGGTTTGAGCTTAGCCCTGTCCTGATGGATGAACTGATAAACATACTGGGTTGTGTTGGCAAAAATAACTTCAGTGGAGAAGAAAAGCCTCCTCAGATGCTTTACAGAGATGAGCCACAAGCCACACAGAACTTGTGGAGAGCCACATTAAAGAATTTTGTCCAATAGCAGCTCACTACATCACAGTTTTCTTTAACACATGATCTGACCAAGCATGTCATGTCCAGAAGCTCAGAAACAGCACACATGCGAACGCTAAACAAATTCACAATTACTGTCTCTTCTTCCATCCATCCTTTTCTTTCTCTTACCTTGTTGTTAGAAGGTTGTTGCTCTTCTGTTCCTTGAGGAGAGATGAATGCTGGTGAAGACTGGAGGCGATGGCCAGCATCTTATATACCTACTTGGTCCTCCTCCCATCATACCTTACACTCCTCCTCCCTTCctccatccatccttcatttGTCTCTGTCCACCTATTTCCCACCTCTTGTCCTCTCTGTTTACACATTCACGATGCAAGAATAAACATGAAAACAGTGTTATATAAAGGGATAAATGTGATGTTGATCGTCTTAATTGAAAGAGAGAAAGCTCTCTGAGTAAGACGGTAACTTGAGCAAATTAAAACAAGCCACGTAATCGATGTTTGGTTTTATTGATCGACACTCAGttaactcagtttgtgaatcatgaatatatatatatacgcgaCTACATGCATCAACAAGATATGAATGGATAAATttgaacaaaatgtataaaatgtacatgTAGTGGACTTCATTGCTTTATTATATGTTACCAATCATGTTTTTTAAGCTTATCTAATGATACAACATGACATTCacgtatataaataaacatgctttgAAGACCCGGACTTACCTGAAAGAAGAGCTTTTGGGTAAATAGATATGTTTGATCCTAAAGGTTAGTTATATGTACTGGTTCTTGTCACATTAAACTTTTAGAGAGGTGATAGTTCACCATCCCAGACTAAATGATTTATCTGCTGTACTTGTAACTTAGACAAAAACATCACTATATGAAAATCAGCCGAGCTATAGAGGTACTACATTACCAGCTATTATAcatataaagaaatgtattttttatacatattttaatgtctattttatttaagttatgcAGTTAAaggttatataatataattatcgATTGGTCAAGCTTCTTAATAGTGAAATTCTATCTATCTCTATTTATCCTACACATTTATATACGTAAGTGTATGAGTCTAGATAATAGTAATTCATTTCTTGAGGCACTTTTCTACAATTATTAGCATAATGGCACATCAGCCACAAGATGAAATGGGGTCAGGTGTCTGAGGACTGATTATGTTACAGGCTAAATAAGGTTATATGGCACAAATGTAGTTACTAGCAACCCAAGGGTCTTTAGAGGTGCTGATTAtctctcaggtgtgtgtgtgtgtgtgtgtgtgttgagtgagGATCTGACTACAAGTGGTCCTGTCACACCTGATACTGCTGCACAGGTGTTAATTCATCATTAAGAAAACGGTGTCCATACACATATGCCAGCCAAGGCTTgggactgaaaacacacacacacacacacgcacaccaatACACATGAATGGCCAAATTCAAAGGacactgacaaacacacaaaatgtgtacacataaaaacatgtgtTCCTGCCAGGGCACAGCCTGTACCCAGAACACCAGGATCTTTAGCTTGAATTGCATATGAAAGTTAAAGACTGActacaattttgtcattatttccaTATTTTAATTGAAAGGTTATACAAAAAACATTTCTCCAGTTGTGtgaaatttcactttttttaaatgggCAAAACTGACAAATCTACAACACTGACATTGACTCTGTTTTTAGTATATTTGATGGCTTGCTTTCTTCAGTTATGCCTCGTTTTAAGCACTTATCAAGCATATTTTGTTCCCAGTAAAACAATTAAACCGTATATAAAAACATGTGAGCTTAGAAATAAAAACCTGTTTATATGGAAAGCAAAAAtagcaaaaggaaaaaaaaagcaaacacttATGTAACAAAAAGTTACTTGATTTAGCACTTGTCCATGGCCACGGGTCAGacattgttttataaattcaTTAATGCGAGTACATGTAAACAGattaataatttcattgtaaTATCAGAgactttaaaagtgtttttagaTCATTGCAGGTTTTAAATTGCAATGGAGACCTGGGCTAGTCGTTACAACAGGAAGTCACAAGGGCCAAGGAGTTGTGTTTTGTTATCTATGCAAATTTATGATAATTTTACACAGTTTATTAATACAgtgtgctttttgtttttaataattaaaaaatgtaaaaaactagcCCCAGTCTCTCATTACTGGTGCAAGACTCCAGCATTACAAATGATTGTCAGTGTCATCAATGCTTTTTGGGCTTCTTATGGTCCACCGGCTGCGCTGCTCTGTGCTTTCTGCTCACTTAGTGAGTTGGCCAGGTAACCCACCAGCATCAGGTACTCCTGGAAGCCGACCTTGCCGTCCTGGTTGTCATCCAGGCCTTTCATCATGTCCTTCACTGCTGAAGAGCTGTCAGTgtcctgagagagacagagagagtgtgaaaCCCTTAACAATTTAGCATTGCCCAATCAAGCTTTgtccaaaaacaaaccaaaaaaaaaaaacagacagccaATGAagtgcagtcttttttttttttttttctgtagtgcgGCATACTATACTTAATCTAaaactacttttacttttaattaattttgctaattattttataattattatgcatgcagCACATATGACCTCATATTAATTGAGAGATTATGAAACATTTGTACTTTTCATTTAATTACCACATGACAGGACCCTAAAATAAACCAATGAAGGCAAAAGGgtgattaaacaattattttacaaatatattcacGTATACATGTATACATTGAGGCTAGAATCTTCATCTTGTAGTCCATGGACATGTTATGTGTCAACTAAATGGAGCAAAATGAAAGATTTGTTACTTACACTCAGGATGTTTCCCAGCTGACTCTGGACTAACTTTTGGAAGTTCTTCCCACCCAGGCTCTCTTTTCCCCGTGCTGAGGACAGGAACTGCGTAACAACTGTTTTAATGGCACCTTCCATATCTGTAACTGTATAAAGGAGAGAAGaacatacattatataaaaacaaagattCAGTTTTCATCCTGTCACTATACCACAAAACATGAGTTTTCTTTGATTTTCACGTCAAGATTGCAGGTAAactaataattacaaagaaaggcTAAACACAAAATTTCAGGGTTGTTTTGAACCAGTGGTTGGGTTCAATTTTTACTGCAATATCTATTTTAAGGATGGGGTAAGTGACATTTTAGTAGCGGGATGACTAAAGGAAGGTCAGGCACTGGAAAATGAGTGACCTGAGGAGAGGGATGATGCTAGAATAATTAAAGAGCACGACGGAGGGAGGAGAAAGGAGGAGCAGAGGAGGAGTGTGCAGAGCTGTAGAGTGTATACCAGAAGACAATGGAACCtgtgatctttaacagacattcGATCCACTCAGGCCACAGGCTCACATTACTGCTGGGGTTGCCTGCTACATGTCtgttacactctctctctcatccaaCAACATATAAACACAAAAGCCCATACACACTCTTTGAAGGATGCCTGTTCACACAGGCCTTTCCTCTTGCATCAATACCCCTTTTTGACTTCCCTACCAACACACAAAGTAAAGCAATAAAGTGTAGCCTACTGCATTTCATATTCTTGTACTGTAGATCCTATCTCCTATTTGACACTAACAAATAATTAATGATCTAATTTGGGTGTCCTTCCAGTGACATTTAACAAGCTTATCCATAACAAACACAAggtacagttaaaaaaaagaaaaaaagtaataacaaTGAAGGCCACAATTCCACAAAATACATAAAGTATACACTGAAAAAAGGTGTAGGATTTACTTCAAAACTTTTTTCATTCATATTCTGAAGGTCAGTTTCACAAATAATAACAAGGAAATGGCAAGTCATACATACAATGCACGTATGAtacatacaacaacaaaaaaaaaatagttttggacAATATTGATGAATGGCTGATATTCAATATTCTATACTagtttgtgtatttaaaaaaatataataatgataatttttagACCTGCTGAATactatatttaacaattttatgaaattattagtgtTGTAATTGGCTAGGTTAGTGAGCATTAGCCTATATGATGTTAAACGGTtatcttaatataaaaatgacaatgcataatttcatatatccaaaatttatttttaaaaataaactctaaTATTGGATGATAACCAATGTTAACTATATATTGTGCATCTCTATAGTGTATCTAGCGATCAGATTTTGCTACCTGTCTGAACAAGGCCTTAATTTTCCCTTGAGATGAGTTGCAACACTCACAAGCACACActaaattatttgattttaatgtgcGTGTGACGTATGGGTAATTCTATAGGCCACCGTTTTCAGGGAAATCTTCCATCTAACAGACGTCACACCTGACTACTTACACTACACCACTAACATTGGTACACTACACCACTGCTCTGCCGTCCTCCCAATTACTGATGGCCCTCTATTAACCTaattagagaaagagagagagaagcctgGACAGGGCTTGGGTGAAAACTACAGGAGGGAGAGCTGCTGAAATTTACTGATAATCATGGTTATTAATCCTCTCTCTTATGAGAAACCAGTGTGGTTTTGAATTACTATTTGTGGCAAGACAGATTTTATTTAGAATGAAGTCATGTGTTTAGCTTTGAGAGGCTTGTGTTTGCCGTCTTTGTCTTAAAGATGTTGTCATTGTTCTAAATGAGATGTGCTCATTAGGTGTTACTCAAGCTCAGACCTGGTCAGACAAAGGCAAAAGCATCAGACAGGCTGATTGATAGGTGCTCCTAGTGATTAGTCCCAAG is a window of Carassius auratus strain Wakin chromosome 16, ASM336829v1, whole genome shotgun sequence DNA encoding:
- the LOC113116466 gene encoding protein S100-A1-like, with product MEGAIKTVVTQFLSSARGKESLGGKNFQKLVQSQLGNILSDTDSSSAVKDMMKGLDDNQDGKVGFQEYLMLVGYLANSLSEQKAQSSAAGGP
- the LOC113116848 gene encoding serine/threonine-protein kinase pim-3-like; protein product: MEIGLTLMANKSPRAPEIIRILDWEDNEDHFIMVMERPMPCMDLRNFLKLHGERLDEETARKVMQQVTEAANVCIKRGVFHRDIKMENLLLNQDTMEVKLIDFGCGVQIKRFGYEVFSGMCYELLC
- the LOC113116849 gene encoding protein S100-A1-like; the encoded protein is MLAIASSLHQHSSLLKEQKSNNLLTTRMSVLNSENASTLENAMQLMIQTFHKYSGNEGDKYTLSRQELKEMLSQELGNYLGSAQDKDAVDKVMGDLDSNNDGEVDFTEFVILVGALTVACNDFFLEYHEKDGKKVEKKE